In one Caldivirga sp. genomic region, the following are encoded:
- a CDS encoding MazG nucleotide pyrophosphohydrolase domain-containing protein, which translates to MEIREAQELIRRIYFEKDSRRGLYQTFTWLVEEVGELADSLLKGDDEAKMEEIADVFAWLLSVANLLNIDVEESFKRKYVTSGSPP; encoded by the coding sequence ATGGAGATTAGGGAGGCTCAGGAATTAATCAGGAGGATTTACTTTGAGAAGGATTCCAGGAGGGGGCTTTATCAAACCTTCACGTGGCTTGTTGAGGAGGTGGGGGAGTTGGCTGATTCACTGTTGAAGGGTGATGATGAGGCGAAGATGGAGGAGATAGCCGACGTGTTTGCTTGGTTACTGTCAGTGGCTAATTTGCTTAACATTGATGTTGAGGAGTCCTTTAAACGCAAGTACGTTACTAGTGGGAGTCCCCCATAG